A genomic stretch from Plasmodium reichenowi strain SY57 chromosome 2, whole genome shotgun sequence includes:
- a CDS encoding rhoptry neck protein 6, putative (part of same gene as PRSY57_0213800A~gap found within coding sequence) produces the protein KITSNEKKSHHLYCPMECNKEKCYNRPRGPTQCYKLEQIGRNIETICEPFINEHNGTCRPDFHHCAIAEPERNKKYSIYATDNVHFVPSQFVTIKGYNLHECLQFLVVNKNSTCGPMTIEKNLMESEEILKEPVLSKVLYNEILFENIKISTPGEYNICLAQFYQDPENDDILSENSSNKYKKKKKNDMKVLGIDTIGTLYVLPLHEKQKTG, from the exons AAAATAA CTTcgaatgaaaaaaaaagccATCATCTCTATTGTCCTATGG AATGTAATAAGGAGAAGTGTTATAACAGACCACGTGGTCCTACTCAATGCTAC AAACTAGAACAAATAGGTAGAAATATTGAGACCATATGTGAACCTTTCATTAACGAACATAATGGAACCTGTCGACCC GATTTTCATCACTGTGCTATAGCAGAACCTGagagaaataaaaaatattcaataTATGCAACG GACAATGTACATTTTGTACCTTCCCAATTTGTTACTATAAAA GGATATAATTTACATGAATGTTTACAATTTTTGGTCGTCAATAAGAATTCCACATGCGG aCCTATGACAATTGAAAAAAACTTAATGGAGTCTGAAGAAATTTTAAAAGAGCCTGTTTTAAGCAAAGTTTTATATAACGaaattttatttgaaaatataaaa ataTCTACACCAGGAGAATATAACATATGCTTGGCCCAATTTTATCAAGACCCAGAGAATGATGATATACTATCAGAAAATAgttcaaataaatataagaaaaaaaaaaaaaatgatatgaaAGTTTTAGGAATAGACACCATTGGTACGTTGTATGTATTACCGTTACatgaaaaacaaaaaacgggataa
- a CDS encoding acyl-CoA synthetase — SYSEIYSKSLSDDESDTYQGKDYDNKSPYYIYSHLLKIIIKKNKFNGDKKLIYEYANGHPKSSYTYDTFFNRVLSFSDGLNTYDGTGIQVKKYNEEQNDGMFRLLGLYGSNSANWITADISCMLSGVTTVVMHSKFSLNEIVDILNEVKLEWLCLDLDFVENLLSLKSSLPHLKKLIILDTFINPSICNTKGVKSKYVDEGKDVGNNDEKEEKEVQKGEAEEEDEDGNDDEDDEDGDDDEDDENDEDDENDENDENEEDDEKGDNIKDDYLYKKQNEIPNEDIVEEQGEGEDKRNVHQTVQPKPYGANTKQYLKKKKKKKSTENLEERKKSNMKRKESKWIKKHMYPKLIYENIDLEDICEDEKKKIEKLKYLKEEAKKYGIQIIQFNEMLINKNNNMLTYNIQNDKENFIYTIVYTSGTSGRPKGVMISNKNIYYTVIPLSKHSVFTYNVDTHLSYLPLSHIYERVNIYLCFVLTVEIHIWSKNLNYFSSDILVSKSSFLVGVPKVFNRIYNNVITEIGKLSFLKKFFVEKILSLKRSNMNGKFSKFIEAITNISKKIRSKINPNLNTFITGGGKTSTKVISELSLLLNVSIQQGYGLTETTGPLFVQHRKDKDPESTGGPLSPHVLYKVQTWEIYNAKDILPRGELLVKGDCIFHGYFTHKDITDNSFTEDKFFKTGDIVQINKNGSLTFLDRSKGLLKLAQGEYIQTDMLNNLYSEIPFINHCIVYADETLSGPIAVVSIDKELFIKHLLEDNIISDVGTIEEEFLEAIDDEQINSDVYVNYVKQKMLEAYKKTNLNGYNIINHIYLTVKVWDTSNYLTPTFKIKRFHVFRDYAFFIDDIKKLYSSK, encoded by the coding sequence CGTCGTATTCtgaaatatattcaaaatcATTGAGTGATGATGAATCGGATACATATCAAGGAAAGgattatgataataaatctccttattatatttattcacatcttctaaaaataataataaaaaagaataaatttAATGGAGATAAGAAACTCATATATGAATATGCTAATGGACATCCAAAAAGttcatatacatatgatacattttttaatagaGTATTATCGTTTAGTGATGGTCTGAATACATATGACGGTACAGGAATAcaagtaaaaaaatataatgagGAACAAAATGATGGTATGTTTAGATTGTTAGGTCTATATGGTAGTAATTCAGCAAATTGGATAACAGCAGATATTTCGTGCATGTTAAGTGGTGTTACGACTGTAGTTATGCATTCTAAATTTAGCTTGAACGAAATAGTAGATATTTTGAATGAAGTAAAATTAGAATGGCTCTGTTTAGATTTAGATTTTGTAGAGAATTTACTATCTCTTAAGAGTAGTCTACcacatttaaaaaaattgatcATTCTAGACACGTTTATAAATCCATCCATTTGTAATACAAAGGGGGtaaaatcaaaatatgTTGATGAAGGGAAAGATGTAGGTAATAATGACGAAaaggaagaaaaagaagTACAGAAAGGAGAAGCCGAAGAAGAGGATGAAGATGGTAAcgatgatgaagatgatgaagatggtgacgatgatgaagatgatgaaaatgatgaagatgatgaaaatgatgaaaatgatgaaaatgaagaagatgaCGAAAAAGGAGATAACATCAAAGatgattatttatataaaaaacaaaatgaaattcCCAATGAAGATATTGTAGAAGAACAAGGAGAAGGTGAAGACAAAAGAAATGTACACCAAACAGTACAACCTAAACCTTATGGTGCTAATACAAAACAatacttaaaaaaaaaaaaaaaaaaaaaaagtacaGAAAATCTtgaagaaagaaaaaaatcaaatatGAAACGCAAAGAATCTAAATGGATTAAGAAACATATGTACCCAAAActtatatatgaaaatatagatTTGGAAGATATTTGtgaagatgaaaaaaaaaagattgaaaaattaaaatatttaaaagaagaagCAAAAAAGTATGGAATTCAAATAATACAATTTAATGAAatgttaataaataaaaataataatatgttaacatataatatacaaaatgataaagaaaatttcATATATACTATTGTATATACATCTGGTACATCTGGTAGACCTAAAGGTGTAATGatatcaaataaaaatatatattatacgGTAATACCTTTAAGTAAACATTCTgtatttacatataatgTTGATACACATCTTTCGTATTTACCTttatcacatatatatgaaagggttaatatatacttatgTTTTGTATTAACAGTTGAAATACATATATGGAgtaaaaatttaaattattttagCTCAGATATTCTTGTATCTaaatcatcatttttaGTTGGTGTACCAAAAGTATTTAatagaatatataacaatGTCATAACAGAAATTGGGaaattatcatttttaaaaaaattttttgtaGAGAAGATCTTGTCGTTAAAACGATCTAATATGAATGGAAAGTTTAGTAAATTTATTGAAGcaataacaaatatatcaaaaaaaataagaagTAAAATTAACCCTAATTTAAATACGTTTATAACAGGTGGAGGTAAAACATCAACTAAAGTTATAAGCGAATTATCTCTTCTATTGAATGTAAGTATACAACAGGGTTATGGATTAACTGAAACGACCGGACCATTATTTGTTCAACATAGAAAAGATAAAGATCCTGAAAGTACCGGAGGACCCTTATCACCACATGTGTTATATAAGGTACAAACATgggaaatatataatgcaAAGGATATTTTACCAAGAGGAGAATTATTAGTAAAAGGAGATTGTATATTTCATGGATATTTCACACATAAAGATATTACAGATAATTCATTTACAGAagataaattttttaaaacagGAGATATagtacaaataaataaaaacgGATCTTTAACATTTTTAGATAGATCAAAAGgattattaaaattagCACAAGGAGAATATATTCAGACAGATATGTTAAATAATCTTTATTCAGAAATACCATTCATTAATCATTGTATTGTTTATGCAGATGAGACACTAAGCGGACCTATAGCCGTTGTATCTATTGACaaagaattatttataaaacatttgttagaagataatataataagtGATGTTGGTACAATAGAAGAAGAATTCTTAGAAGCTATTGATGATGAACAAATTAACTCAGATGTATATGTTAATTATGttaaacaaaaaatgttagaagcatataaaaaaacaaatctaaatggatataatattattaatcatatatatctaaCTGTAAAGGTATGGGACACTTCTAATTATCTTACACCTACctttaaaattaaaagatttCATGTCTTTAGAGATTATGCCTTTTTTATTGATGACATCAAAAAATTGTATTCTTCCAAGtag
- a CDS encoding hypothetical protein (conserved Plasmodium protein, unknown function): MKKKNNNKLHYLDSKGKLYTSGLRSDTKEKYGEIPSSNKNHNLIEKYNELQSLLSKEEEKYDFVKNELGELQKQKDLLKWHLCNNIKKLSMKRSDYKFKTETKSKLESKLKSLKDTNKIHKFEHDTLEELVHKMEQELETKMYIKNDIENIFNECINKKDEYLKDITQERISAFKERKKRQNQLQKLLLIMKQENNKNYNINYLKKYESNLMNEINSYKNYKDFETKIAMDLIDDHSLNDLYVT; the protein is encoded by the coding sequence atgaaaaaaaaaaataacaacaaGTTACATTACCTCGATTCTAAAGGGAAACTTTATACTAGTGGGCTTAGATCTGATACGAAAGAGAAATATGGGGAAATACCTTCATCTAATAAAAATCATAACTTGATAGAAAAATACAATGAATTACAAAGTTTATTATCCAAGGAAGAAGAAAAGTATGATTTTGTGAAAAATGAATTAGGGGAGTtacaaaaacaaaaagatTTGCTAAAGTGGCATTTGTGTaacaatattaaaaagtTAAGTATGAAAAGAAGTGACTACAAATTTAAAACAGAAACAAAAAGTAAATTAGAATCTAAATTAAAATCATTAAAAGATACGAATAAAATTCATAAGTTTGAACATGATACTTTAGAAGAATTAGTACACAAAATGGAACAAGAGTTAGAAACCAAAATgtacataaaaaatgatatagaaaatatatttaatgaatgtattaataaaaaagatgaatATCTCAAAGATATAACTCAAGAAAGAATCAGTGCATTcaaagaaagaaaaaaaagacaaaACCAGttacaaaaattattattaattatgaaacaagaaaataataaaaattataatattaactATCTGAAGAAATATGAAAGTAATCTAATGAATGAAATTAATagttataaaaattataaagatTTCGAAACTAAAATTGCTATGGATTTAATTGATGATCATTCTTTAAACGATCTGTACGTTAcatga
- a CDS encoding hypothetical protein (conserved Plasmodium protein, unknown function) has protein sequence MIDSFQIRDFNKFPFSSNEQKIISHFTNEHNDKFNDNLSQLQIPQELKKNIITNNLHDEKVILTDNNMKEKCNHIERDTSTKEISIERLLHKIRNLENEKKFLLRFLENKKNIELEYKKALETQAAYVNSENKKSQFYENEWLNMKSLEYSLINSGKEPLRQSLEMLYDDSNINKLGGLTRNQEMFIIKLIEDHKNLNKERSIISKKYNEAVDANFQLYQQNEMLKAQNISLLEKNKDLVNEELDKKLNALNSSLIYVQKENIQLQDVLDQYSKLIKNIKDCPDMKAVNDELNKFANYLSI, from the exons ATGATTGATTCATTTCAAATTCGtgattttaataaatttcctttttcatcaaatgaacaaaaaataatttcaCATTTTACGAACGAACATAATGATAAATTCAATGATAATTTATCTCAATTACAAATACCTCAAgaattaaagaaaaatataataacaaataatttACATGATGAAAAAGTAATACTTAcggataataatatgaaagaGAAATGTAACCATATTG AGCGCGATACTAGTACCAAAGAAATTTCCATTGAAAGACTATTACACAAGATAAGAAATttagaaaatgaaaaaaaattcttaCTAAGAtttttagaaaataaaaaaaatatagaattagaatataaaaaagcACTAGAAACACag GCAGCCTACGTAAATTCTgagaataaaaaatcaCAATTTTATGAAAACGAATGGTTAAATATGAAATCCTTAGAATACTCCCTAAT AAATTCTGGAAAGGAACCTTTGAGGCAATCTTTAGAAATGTTATACGACGATTCTAACATAAAT AAACTTGGGGGACTTACAAGAAACCAAGAaatgtttattataaaattaatagaAGATCATAAAAACttaaataaagaaagaaGCATAATTTCTAAAAAGTATAACGAAGCCGTG GATGCAAATTTTCAATTATATCAACAAAATGAAATGCTCAAAGCACAAAATATAAGTCTCttagaaaaaaacaaagaCTTAGTGAATGAAGAACTG GATAAGAAACTAAATGCCTTGAATTCATCGCTTATATATGTtcaaaaggaaaatattcaattacaag ATGTACTGGATCAATATTCCAAGTTGATAAAGAACATTAAGGATTGCCCTGAt ATGAAGGCTGTTAATGAcgaattaaataaatttgcAAACTACTTATCTATTTGA
- a CDS encoding acyl-CoA synthetase → MHIIFSVYLFIIYIIHVYPCKSGCFGKDKGYSEICEKAIYENESNTYCMKDHLIRKSLFIYKPIMKLLLKKYRLRNNKIAIVEHAYGEPQNFITYGRFFRKVLSLSHALNNFEGQGIQGKSYKEHQNRGWFRLLGIYGSNSINWLIADMAAMMSGVTSLILHSKFSIDVIVNILNETKLEWLCLDLDLVDGLLLRRHELPYLKKLIILDNLVKPIRIDILRYVFNNENNVSEYDDGSDDDENSEESDESFEINMGLAEYDVEKLEKIKDLKERSKYVGIRFLEFDDVSSVPTKIYNIQNEEPDFITSIVYTSGTSGKPKGVMLSNLNMYNAIVPLCKHSMLNYHPKAHLSYLPVSHIYERINVYVAFLCGIKVDIWSKNINFFSRDMFNSKGELLVGVPKVFNRIYSNIMAEINNLSDIKRRNIKNVFSLRRSVNCDCFTNLLEGITGYSTKIRNCVNPNLEVILNGGGKLSPRIAEELRVILNVNFYQGYGLTETTGPIFVQQRRDYNTESMGGPISPNTKYKVRTWETYKASDSTPKGELLIKSDSIFKGYFLERELTENSFTYDRFFVTGDIVQINDNGSLTFLDRSKGLVKLSQGEYIETDLLNNIYSEIPFINHCVVYGDDSLDEALAIISVDKYLLYRCLRDDNMLNDTGINENNYLDKLSDKNLNTKYFINYVKNKMLEVYNNTNLNRYNIINHIYLTSKTWDTTNYLTPTMKVKRFSVIQDYAFFIDQVKNIFKKKLKGQTQHTQHLKKETSGEQEKKNDENHQQKSKKSFFSRLSQKRKSRSQEKNESKSEEKNESKSEEKSESESEEKNESKSEEKNESKSEEKNKSKSEEKNKSKSKEKNKSKSKEKNKSKSKEKNTSTLPQDNISIPVQNKIEKSQQNNMSNITLKSTLKSTDASLKIPEKNKVQTNKSKSKEKNKSKSKEKNTSTLPQDNISIPVQNKIEKPQQNNMSNITLKSTLKSADASLKIPEKNKVQSNKSKFQVQTEREELEMNS, encoded by the coding sequence ATGCACATTATATTTAGTGTGTATCTGTTTATCATTTACATAATTCATGTATATCCTTGTAAGTCTGGTTGTTTTGGTAAAGATAAAGGTTATTCAGAAATTTGTGAGAAGGCGATATATGAGAATGAATCAAATACATATTGTATGAAAGATCATTTAATTCGAAAGtccttatttatttataagcctattatgaaattattattaaaaaaatatagattacgtaataataaaatagcAATAGTCGAACATGCTTATGGTGAACCACaaaattttataacatatGGGAGATTTTTCAGAAAAGTCTTATCGCTTAGTCATgcattaaataattttgaaGGACAAGGTATACAAGGTAAAAGTTATAAAGAACATCAAAATCGTGGATGGTTTAGATTATTAGGTATATATGGTAGCAATTCTATAAATTGGTTAATTGCTGATATGGCAGCTATGATGAGTGGTGTAACAAGCTTGATTTTACATTCTAAATTTAGTATAGATGTAATTGTAaacatattaaatgaaaCGAAATTAGAATGGTTATGTTTAGATTTAGATTTAGTTGATGGGTTATTACTTCGTAGACATGAATTACcatatttgaaaaaattaataattttagATAACTTAGTAAAACCTATACGAATAGATATTCTTCGTTATGTTTTTAACAATGAAAATAACGTTTCAGAATATGATGATGGTagtgatgatgatgaaaacAGTGAAGAGTCTGATGAATCGTTTGAAATTAATATGGGTCTTGCTGAATATGATGTAgaaaaattagaaaaaataaaagatttAAAAGAAAGATCAAAATATGTTGGAATCAGATTTTTAGAATTTGATGACGTATCAAGTGTCCCAActaaaatttataatattcaaaatGAGGAACCAGATTTTATTACTTCTATTGTATATACATCTGGAACATCTGGAAAACCTAAAGGTGTTATGTTAAgtaatttaaatatgtataatgCTATAGTACCACTATGTAAACACAGTATGCTAAATTATCATCCAAAAGCACATCTATCTTATTTACCTgtatcacatatatatgaaagGATTAATGTATATGTTGCTTTCTTATGCGGTATAAAAGTAGATATTTGGAGCAAAAATATCAATTTCTTTTCTAGAGATATGTTTAATTCAAAAGGAGAATTATTAGTAGGGGTACCCAAAGTTTTTAATAGAATCTATTCAAATATTATGGcagaaataaataatttgtcagatattaaaagaagaaatataaaaaatgttttcTCATTACGTAGATCTGTTAATTGTGATTGCTTTACAAATTTATTAGAAGGAATAACCGGATATTCAACTAAAATTAGAAATTGTGTGAACCCAAATTTAGAAGTCATATTAAATGGTGGTGGAAAGTTATCTCCAAGAATTGCTGAAGAATTACGtgttatattaaatgtCAACTTTTATCAAGGCTATGGTTTAACAGAAACGACAGGTCCTATTTTTGTACAACAAAGAAGAGATTATAATACAGAAAGTATGGGAGGTCCCATATCCCctaatacaaaatataaagtaAGAACATGGGAAACTTATAAAGCATCTGATTCTACACCTAAAGGagaattattaattaaaagTGATTCCATATTTAAAGGATACTTTCTAGAAAGAGAACTAACGGAAAATTCTTTTACATATGATCGTTTTTTTGTAACAGGGGATATCGTtcaaataaatgataatggTTCATTAACTTTCTTAGATAGATCTAAAGGTTTAGTGAAATTGTCACAAGGAGAATATATAGAAACAGATTtgttaaataatatttattcagAAATTCCTTTTATTAATCATTGTGTTGTTTATGGTGATGATTCTTTAGATGAAGCCTTAGCTATTATTTCTGttgataaatatttattatatagatGTTTAAGAGATGATAATATGTTAAATGATACTGGaattaatgaaaataattatttagaTAAATTATCTGATAAAAACctaaatacaaaatattttattaattacgttaaaaataaaatgttagaagtatataataatacaaatttaaataggtataatattattaatcaTATTTACTTAACGTCCAAAACTTGGGATACAACCAATTACCTTACACCAACAATGAAGGTCAAGAGATTTTCTGTCATACAAGATTATGCTTTCTTCATTGATCAggttaaaaatatatttaaaaaaaaattaaaaggTCAAACGCAACACACTcaacatttaaaaaaggaaaCTTCAGGTGAAcaggaaaaaaaaaatgatgaaaacCATCAACAAAAATCTAaaaaaagttttttttCAAGATTATCACAAAAGAGAAAATCACGTTctcaagaaaaaaatgaatcaaaatctgaagaaaaaaatgaatcaAAATCTGAAGAAAAAAGTGAATCAGAATctgaagaaaaaaatgaatcaaaatctgaagaaaaaaatgaatcaaaatctgaagaaaaaaataaatcaaaatctgaagaaaaaaataaatcaaaatctaaagaaaaaaataaatcaaaatctaaagaaaaaaataaatcaaaatctaaagaaaaaaatacatcAACACTTCCACAGgataatatatcaataCCAGTgcaaaataaaattgaaaaatcgcaacaaaataatatgtcAAATATTACATTAAAATCCACCCTCAAATCTACTGATGCATCTTTAAAAATACctgaaaaaaataaagtacaaacaaataaatcaaaatctaaagaaaaaaataaatcaaaatctaaagaaaaaaatacatcAACACTTCCACAGgataatatatcaataCCAGTgcaaaataaaattgaaaaaccgcaacaaaataatatgtcAAATATTACATTAAAATCCACCCTCAAATCTGCTGATGCATCTTTAAAAATACctgaaaaaaataaagtacAATCAAATAAATCCAAATTTCAAGTTCAAACTGAACGAGAAGAACTTGAAATGAattcataa
- a CDS encoding rhoptry neck protein 6, putative (part of same gene as PRSY57_0213800B~gap found within coding sequence), whose translation HANLINSYNDSVEDINIKKEEKSSSEHPFIPIKNKIDNVHTKNNNQYNLHNNKSNKTHLTYGTHTSFLQNCTINDCVDVDNKDSEINNITKEKDDNNNGTKQIEEKNKMNKSDIHRENELNLQSGKNEQDINKNEKGKHDISNSNAENKKDVKEGVKELEAKKKEEKISDDHKVEEKKKLDDHKVEEKKKSDDHKVEEKKKSDDHKIEEVKKVEEHKEDKEEDKKEKKSENKNKDENKDENDKDNDEISDEDEVDDDVEEDKNDNDDIDDDKKETDKTHLEEEENKIIEKELSDKKKNGKNKDIEKEKSKDIEKEKSKDIEKEKSKDIEKEKGKDIEKEKEKEKDKDIEKEKSKDMEKLKNKQNDEKKKEDNEKKKNDKQDIHDDNDDENDMEEIEENDDEEDEDEDMENKKKKKKGKNENGNGNGNGNENG comes from the coding sequence aacACGCCAATTTAATAAACTCATACAATGACAGTGtagaagatataaatattaaaaaggaaGAGAAAAGTTCAAGTGAACATCCTTTCATTcctataaaaaataagataGATAATGTtcatacaaaaaataacaatcaatataatttacataataataaatctaATAAAACACACCTTACTTATGGAACACATACTAGCTTTTTACAAAACTGCACCATCAATGATTGTGTAGATGTCGATAATAAAGATTCtgaaattaataatataacaaaagaaaaagatgataataataatggaACTAAGCAAATTGaagagaaaaataaaatgaataaaagCGATATACATAGagaaaatgaattaaattTACAAAGTGGAAAAAATGAGCAAgacataaataaaaatgagaAAGGAAAACATGATATCTCTAATTCCAATGCAGAGAACAAAAAGGATGTAAAAGAAGGAGTGAAAGAATTAGAAgcaaagaaaaaagaagagAAAATTTCAGATGATCATAAAGTtgaggaaaaaaaaaaattagatgATCATAAAGTtgaggaaaaaaaaaaatcagATGATCATAAAGTtgaggaaaaaaaaaaatcagATGATCATAAAATAGAAGAAGTAAAAAAAGTGGAGGAACATAAAGAAGACAAAGAAGAggataaaaaagaaaagaaatcagaaaacaaaaataaagatgaaaataaagatgaaaatgataaagataatgatgaaataaGTGATGAAGATGAAGTTGATGATGATGTTGAagaagataaaaatgataatgatgatattgatgatgataaaaaggAAACAGATAAAACTCATTTGGAAGAAgaggaaaataaaataattgaAAAGGAACTTAGTGATAAGAAAAAGAAtggtaaaaataaagatatagAGAAGGAAAAAAGTAAAGATATAGAGAAGGAAAAAAGTAAAGATATAGAGAAGGAAAAAAGTAAAGATATAGAGAAGGAAAAAGGTAAAGATATAGAGaaggaaaaagaaaaagaaaaggatAAAGATATagagaaagaaaaaagcaaagatatggaaaaattaaagaataaacaaaatgatgaaaaaaagaaagagGATAAcgaaaagaaaaaaaatgataaacAAGATATAcatgatgataatgatgatgaaaatgataTGGAAGAAATAGAGGAAAATGATGACGAAGAAGATGAGGATGAAGACATggaaaacaaaaaaaaaaaaaaaaaaggaaaaaatgaaaatggAAATGGAAATGGAAATGGAAATGAAAATGGAAA